The Methanobrevibacter arboriphilus JCM 13429 = DSM 1125 nucleotide sequence TTGCTCTCCCAGAATGGTTTGTATATATATTTTTATTAACATTACTTGCAGCAGCTATGTCTACTTTGAGTTCTCAATATCATGCTCAAGGAACTTCTTTAGGAAGAGATATATATGAAACTTTGAAGAAGAAAAAGAATATTGAATCAATCCCATTGACTCGTATTGGGATTTTAATAGCTGTAATTTTAGCATTTGTTCTTAGTTTAATATTGCCAGGAAGTGTAGTAGCTCAAGGAACTGCTCTTTTTTATGGAATATGTGCAGCAGCATTTTTAAGTGTTTATATATGTGCATTATTTTGGAAAAGAACCACAAGGGAAGGAGCTATCGCAGGAATTGTTTCTGGTACAGTAACAAGCCTTTTTTGGTTAATATTTGTATATGGAAAAACAGCTGAGGGTCTAGGTATTTGCCAATTTTTAACAGGTCAACCTATGCTTATTCCGACAATGCCATGGCCAGCAATTGATGCATTAATAGTGGCTGTACCAATATCATTTATATTTACTATAGTTGTAAGTTTACTTACAAAACCAATGGACCAAGAACAATTGGATAAATGTTATAGAGGGTTTAACTCAAATAAAAAAATCGAGGGAAAATAATTTTGTCAAATTAATTTTTTAACAAATTAATTTTTTAATTATTATAACTAATTATTAAAATAAAATTAATTGTTAAACAAATTGTTAAAATAAAGTCAATTATTAAGATAAATTAGCTGTTAAAATAAATTGTTAAAGTAAAGCTAATTATTAAAATAAGATTAATTATTAGTATATGGTGTAAAAATGATTTTAGGAATACCTGATCCATGGGTTTTAAGTGGTTATTTGCTTGTAATACTATCCACACTTTTATGTGTGGTTTATGGTATTATAAATTGGAATAAAGGAGATGATGAAAACTATTCTGAAGAGTAGTTTTCTCATTGCTTTTTAACTTATTATTCTACTATAATTTTATAAATTATTCTGCTATAATTTTATAATTTAATTTCCAATAATTTATTCTATTTATGCTAAATATTAAATATTGTAATATACAAATATATTCATAGATTTAATTAATATTATAAATTATCATAGATTTAATTAAGATTATATTTTGAATAATAATTTTATTTAATTGTATATCTAGTTATTTAATTATATATTTAGAATATTTTATATAGTAACTATTAGAGGAATAAACATGAAGATTATCGAAAATATCATTGGAAAAGAAGTTGTTAATACTGACGCTGTATTAATAGGTAAAGTATCCGATGTTGAATTTAATGATGTTACAAAAGAAGTAGAATCTTTAATTTTAAAAAAAGGCGGAATATCAGAAACTTTGAATATTTCTAAAAGTGAAGATATAATTCCTTATGATATGATAAGTAAAATAGGGGATAAAATCCTTCTAAAAGATGTTTTTGATGTTTTTGATTAATAATATATAACATTTTAGTTAATAAATGTTAAGTTTAAGTAGATTTTAAGTTTGCATAAAGTAAGAATAGCCAATTTAGTATCTAATATCTATTTAGTATCTATTATTCTAATTTAGTATCTATTTAGTATCTATTTAGTATTTATTTAGTATCTATTATTCTAATTTCGTATCTGCTTATTTAGATAGTTTATATATTTTATATAGCTATATTTTTTTTATTAATTCTCTAATTTTAATATTATGTTTTTATAATTTTAAGCATGATTTATGTTTTATATCATTATATGTTATTTATAGGTTGTTTATATATTATTTGTAGATTTTTAGTTTAGTTATAGATTTTTAATTTTAAATTTTTAATTTTAAAAATTAATTTCATTTTATAATTTTCACGGTGGTTTAATGGCTTCAAAAGAATATTTAATTAGTATTTTAAAAGATAATAATGTTTTTAAAACAGGAGATTTTGTACTTTCGTCTGGAAAGAAAAGTAATTATTATATTGATATGAAAAAAGCTATAACAGAACCTAATATTTTGAAAACTATAGCTGAACTTATAGATCAAGCTATTAATAGTGAAAAGATTGATAAAGTTGCAGGACCTGCTTTGGGAGCGGTTCCAATAGCTACAGCACTTTCATTGAAGTCTGAAATTCCTCTTTTGATGATAAGGAAAGAAAAAAAGGGTTATGGGACTTCAAAACTTATTGAAGGAGAATTAAATGAGGGCGATAATGTGGTTGTGGTTGAAGATGTGACAACAACAGGAGGCTCTCTACTTAAAGCTATAAAAGCTATTCAAGAAAATGGCGGAATCGTAAAAAAAGCTTTTGTTGTTGTTGATAGGGAAGAAGGAGCTATTTCTTCATTAAAAGATGAAGGGATTTTAGTTGAACCTTTGATATCAGTTAATGAATTTTTTTAGCTTTTTTATAAAGCTTTTTATAAAATTTTTTATAAAATTTTTTTATAAATTATGTGATAAATTTTATTTTTATTTCATCTATTAAATTTTATTTTTATTTTTATTTATTAAATTTTATTTTTATTTTTATTTATTAAATTTTATTTTATTCATTTAAATGCTTTTTTAAGTGTCCTAATTCATCAATAATTAAAGATATTCCTAATTTCACTGCATTTGGAGATCCTGGCATTGAAAATATAATAGTTTTTCCATAAGTTCCTGCTACTGCTCGTGATAACATAGCTCCTGAACCTAATTTTTCATAGCTTTTTAATCTGAATATCTCTCCAAAACCATTTATTTTTTTTTCAAAAAGAGGTTTTACAGTTTCAATTGTTATGTCTCTACTTCCAATCCCTGTACCTCCAGTTGTAAGTATAACATCAATATTTTCAGTTTTCATTTTTTCAATCATGTTTAATAATTGTTTTTTTTCATCAGGAATTATTTCATAGGATTTAACATTATATTTTTTTTTTAATTCTTCAATTATTATTTTTCCTGAGATATCAGTATTTGCACCGCTTTGTTTATCCTTATATTTTGTATCACTGAGGGTTATAATCCCACAATTCACTTCAATTGGTGATTTTTTTTTATGTTCTTCCATTGTTTCACTTTTCATTTTATAGCTCTCCTTTTTAGGTATATCTTAGGAATTGTTTTATTCATTTATTTTGGGCTTTTCAATGAATATTTTTTAAAATCATTTTTTAATTGATTTTATTAATAAGAGGATTATTATATCATTAATCAGTTCTTATATTATTAATAATATTTAATATATTAATAATGGTTAATATCAATAATATTTAATATCTTTTTAATATAAATTTAATATTAATTATTTTAACTCAAAACTTTATTTTTTAGACAAGTCTTGTATTAAACATTTTTTCAATATTTTAAGTATTATATTTCATACTATATCTATTGGTATTACATTTATTAAATATTAATATTACAATTATTAAATTATTTTATTAAATATTATAATTATCAAATATTACAATATCAAATATTACAACTATGGAGTATTACAATTATTAAGTATTAATATTACACATGTTAAGTAGTAATATTATACTTATTATACGTTAATAGCATATTTAGGTATTAAATAGGTATTTATTATTAATAATTATTAAATATTATAAGCTTATTTAATGTTATTATTATAAGTTTATTCATTATTATCATTAATAAGAATTAATATATTATTGTCATGTATTTAATGAAAATCTTTTTATTTAATAAAAAAGTTTTTATTATTAATTATTTTTTATAACCCATTCATTAAATAGAGTTTAAGCTATTTTAAAAAAAGAACAATATAGTGAGGAGGGTAGGGACCAAAATTGGATTGGAGGCGGATTCAATGCCAATTTTTGTTATGATAATAAGAGTTAAGATAAGACCCTACCCTTCAAGTTATTATTATATATTTACTCACATATAAATGTTATGTAAAGTATCAAAAATTGTCTATATTTCTTTTTTTTTGTTTTTAGTTAATATTATACCTTTATTTTAGCTTTAAACTTTTATAATTAGTTTAATTATAATATTTAATAGCTATATTTATTCGATAATGTTCAAATATTAATATAGATATACTAATTATTCTAATGTTTATAATATTTATTATAATATTTTCTAAAGCTATAACTAATTATAGGTTTTATTTATTTTTATTCGGGTATTATATTTATTTATATAATTAATAATAAAAACTTTGTTTTTAAACTTATGAAAATAAAAGATTTGTATAAATAAAATATTATTATAAATTTATTTGTTAATATTATTATAAATTTATTTGTTAATTTAATGAATTTAAATTCTTTTTTGAAAAAATTAAGGTGATATCCATCTTTTTTGAAATAAATCTCAAATTATTAACCTTATATTTGTATTGATTTTTTTATTTTTAATTTTTGATGATTTTTCATAATTTTGTTTAATATTTCTAAATAGTAATTAATATTTCAATATTTTAATATATTTCAATATTTTAATCATAATAATATTTTAATCATAATATTTCGTCAATATTTTAATTTTAATCAGCCTTAATACTTTAATTCTAATATTTTGATCTTTAGTATTTTAAATTTAAACTAATTTTAGATTTAAATTATTTTAAATTATAATATTAATTTAATTAACTTTATTTATTTTTAGTAACATAATGATATTATGGATAAAATGGATAAAAATATTTATTATATTTTAGATGCTTCTGCTTTTATTGGAGGTTTTGAATTAAAAGATTCTTTAAACTTTACTATATCTGAAATAAGTGAGGAAGTTAAAGACTTAAAATCTAAAATGATTTTTGATCAAGCTATAGAAGATAATATTCTATTTATTGTTGAACCTGATGATTTAAGTATCAATGAGCTCAATAATGTTATTTCTTATTCTGGAGATACTTTAAGACTTTCAAATGTAGATAAAAAACTTTTAGCATTAGCTATCGATTTTTCAAATCAAGGAAAAAAAATAAAAGTTGTTACAGACGATTATTCCATTCAAAATGTTCTTAAGATTATAAATATTCCTTATAGGAGTGTATTAACTGAAGGAATTAAAGGAATATATAATTGGAAGAAAACTTGTCAAGGATGTAGGAAAGAATATCCTGATAATTATGATGATGAAGTTTGTGAGATTTGTGGATCAAAAATCTTTAAAAGAAGGATAAAACTAGATTAGATTAATTATCTATTGATTTAATTATAATTATCTATTGAAGTATAAATTGGGAGAAGTATAAATTGGGATTTGGCATTATTTATGGATCTTTTTATAAATTGTAGATTTTATTGTAAATTGTGATTTTTTATTAATATAAATTTGGTTATAAAATGAAGATTGGAATTATTATACATGGGCCTAATATGATCGATTCTGGGCATGCTTTAAAAATCATTGGGATTTTGAAAGATTTTGGTAGTGTATATTGTAGATTAGGTGGTACGATGGGTCGAACTGCTGTTATTGATGCCTCTCTTGAAAATTTAATTGATATTTCAGCTAAAAGACTTCCTAGTGAATCTGTAAAATTGTTTTTAGATGAAGGTATGGATGTAATATTTCTTCTTAATTATGGTAAATCTTCAGTTACAGGACATACTTTTGGATATAAGGTTTTCAATAGATCATTTTTTAATCATGGTTCTCTCAATGAAAATAGAGTTTCAAATATACCATTTATTCAAATCGAAAGACCTGGAGAAAGCGATGGTTCTATAATTTCTTGGAATAGTTCAGATGGAAGTCTATCTTCAGATTCAGATGGAAGTCTATCTTCAGATTCAAATAAAAGCCTATATTCAAATTCAAATGAAAATTTATCTTTAGATTTAAATGAAAGTCTATCTTCAGATTTATGTTTAAAATTGTCTAAATTACTAAATTTAAATGTTTTAAATCCTAAATTAATCATAGATAATTATTTTAAAAGGGAATTAGTTAAAAAAGAATTAGAAAATGATTTGGGAGCTAGTAATTTAGGAGAAAAAGTTAGATATATTCATGGGGTTAGTCCTAATGAGAATATATTTGTCAATGGTATTGTAGTTGGTAAATCTAATTCTGAAAATCTGTCATTAATATCTAAAGATGGTCAAATAGTTGATATTATTGGTGGTGAAATCAAAGAACATGGTATCGAGAAATTAGGGGCTGTTGATATTAATAAAGCTGTAGTTAAAACAGGACTTCTTAGAAAAACAAATCCAAACCCTAGAATATTAAAAGATTTTAAAGATTTTTCATCTAATGAGGTTGAAAATAATCATGTCAAAGTAGCTTTTTTAGATCATGCTGCTGAAGATATTTATAAATTAAAAA carries:
- a CDS encoding ribonuclease VapC, yielding MDKMDKNIYYILDASAFIGGFELKDSLNFTISEISEEVKDLKSKMIFDQAIEDNILFIVEPDDLSINELNNVISYSGDTLRLSNVDKKLLALAIDFSNQGKKIKVVTDDYSIQNVLKIINIPYRSVLTEGIKGIYNWKKTCQGCRKEYPDNYDDEVCEICGSKIFKRRIKLD
- the pyrE gene encoding orotate phosphoribosyltransferase, which encodes MASKEYLISILKDNNVFKTGDFVLSSGKKSNYYIDMKKAITEPNILKTIAELIDQAINSEKIDKVAGPALGAVPIATALSLKSEIPLLMIRKEKKGYGTSKLIEGELNEGDNVVVVEDVTTTGGSLLKAIKAIQENGGIVKKAFVVVDREEGAISSLKDEGILVEPLISVNEFF
- a CDS encoding DUF2117 domain-containing protein: MKIGIIIHGPNMIDSGHALKIIGILKDFGSVYCRLGGTMGRTAVIDASLENLIDISAKRLPSESVKLFLDEGMDVIFLLNYGKSSVTGHTFGYKVFNRSFFNHGSLNENRVSNIPFIQIERPGESDGSIISWNSSDGSLSSDSDGSLSSDSNKSLYSNSNENLSLDLNESLSSDLCLKLSKLLNLNVLNPKLIIDNYFKRELVKKELENDLGASNLGEKVRYIHGVSPNENIFVNGIVVGKSNSENLSLISKDGQIVDIIGGEIKEHGIEKLGAVDINKAVVKTGLLRKTNPNPRILKDFKDFSSNEVENNHVKVAFLDHAAEDIYKLKNIDLVVTIGDDTTLVASDILYRFNVPVIGITDGDIDKVVENGYITKGSSIIELEPGLDDIVGKSIFKEVFNSKNYINLNIGSVENLDNVSINRLKTDKIKEFKKELIKIVNNITSEYIIKE
- a CDS encoding PRC-barrel domain-containing protein, whose product is MKIIENIIGKEVVNTDAVLIGKVSDVEFNDVTKEVESLILKKGGISETLNISKSEDIIPYDMISKIGDKILLKDVFDVFD
- a CDS encoding symporter small accessory protein, producing MILGIPDPWVLSGYLLVILSTLLCVVYGIINWNKGDDENYSEE
- a CDS encoding MogA/MoaB family molybdenum cofactor biosynthesis protein, producing the protein MKSETMEEHKKKSPIEVNCGIITLSDTKYKDKQSGANTDISGKIIIEELKKKYNVKSYEIIPDEKKQLLNMIEKMKTENIDVILTTGGTGIGSRDITIETVKPLFEKKINGFGEIFRLKSYEKLGSGAMLSRAVAGTYGKTIIFSMPGSPNAVKLGISLIIDELGHLKKHLNE